The nucleotide sequence TGCAGCTTTATAAAGGAATAAGCACTTTTGAAGGAGAAGGCTGGGAACCAATAAGGTGGTTGTTCCTTAGAAATGCAATTACTAATAGACTTCACGTTCGAGCTGATTCAGGAATTAAAACTTTTAAAGATTTAGCTGGAAAAAAATTCTGTCCTGGATTCCCAGGGGCTTCCTCAACTACGAATTTTGTAAACTTTAATGAAGTAACAGGGACTGGTATTGAATTAGTACTTGCATCTTTAGGAGATGCAGTTAATTCCTTTAAACAAGGTAAGATTGTAGGATTACAGAAATCAAGCTCCCTAGCTTCTTTAGATTCTTCCTTAATCGAGGTGAATTTAAAAACTCCACTTGCGGTCATCGGTTACAGCGAAGACGATATGAAGAAGATAAGAGCAGCATACCCCTATATCATTTTCTTTGAAACACCAGCTGGTAGCATTAAACAACTTCCCGATCATCCGACCATAATGGAAGAAGGGCAGGTGGTAGGTGCAGTTGCTTCTTCAAATATGTCAGAAGAAGTTGGTTATGAGATAGTAAAAGCTTACGTAGAAGGCCTTGAAAAAGTTGCTGCAGCTTATGCTGGAATAAAGGGATGGGATCCGATTGGAGATGCATTTAAATTGATTGCTCCAGGCGGTGAAATACCAATTCATGCCGGACTTTACAAGTATTGTAAAGAAAAAGGAATCGAAGTTCCAGAACGCTTTATCCCACCAGAATGTAAATAAAGAGAAGATGAAAATGATTAACTTAAATCTTTAGATAGATAAATGCATTGGGAGGTGCTTAAAAATGATGAACTGGAAAAAGCCAAGCTTGTTTTTTATTATAGCACTGTTATTAATTACCTTTGGTTCTATAGTTTTAGCTGCTGATCTCCAAGTTCCCAGTCTGGTGGTTACTCCACTTAGCGGAGAACCTGGTGCAAAATTGACTTTTTATGGTGCTGGATTTATCCCCGGTGAAAAAGTTAAA is from Candidatus Atribacteria bacterium and encodes:
- a CDS encoding TAXI family TRAP transporter solute-binding subunit, with protein sequence MKKRLLTGLTLVLVLVLLVGLNTAFAKTTYLNMGSTSSTSGLYAWAVATASVINKADNDIRVTVIESGAALDNLRRIKDGAFDFALCVDSASAMQLYKGISTFEGEGWEPIRWLFLRNAITNRLHVRADSGIKTFKDLAGKKFCPGFPGASSTTNFVNFNEVTGTGIELVLASLGDAVNSFKQGKIVGLQKSSSLASLDSSLIEVNLKTPLAVIGYSEDDMKKIRAAYPYIIFFETPAGSIKQLPDHPTIMEEGQVVGAVASSNMSEEVGYEIVKAYVEGLEKVAAAYAGIKGWDPIGDAFKLIAPGGEIPIHAGLYKYCKEKGIEVPERFIPPECK